DNA from Armatimonadia bacterium:
CGGAGGGCTGCAGCTAGAGGGTCAGCGGCTCGAGACTGACCTCTGACACCAGGCCCTCGACTTGAGCGAGGGTGGCAAAGCCGGCACCGAAGGTGGCTGCGCAGGCAGTTCCGGCGGCCACGGCCCAACGCACGCAATCCTCCAGAGACCGCCCCTGATGCATGGCGGCAGCAAAACCTGCGACCATCGCGTCGCCACTCCCGACCGCGCTGACCTCCTCAATCTGGGGTGCCCGAGCCCACCCTTCACCGTGGTCGCGTGTGGTGACTAGCGCACCATCGGCGCCGAGCGAGCAGAGGACCACTCGCACACCGCGGGCCAGGAGGTCGCGAGAGGCCTTCAGGACGCCCTCCGGCACGGACAACTCGTGACCGCAGAGCGTGCTGAGTTCGTCAAGATTCGGCTTGAGAACAGTTGGACCTGCATCGATGGACTGGCGCAGCAGCTCGTCGTGGGCGTCAAGGATCACAGGAACGCGGGCCTCGCGAGCCAGCAGGATGAGCTCACTGTAAAGGTCAAAGGGTACGCCGCGGGGTGCACTGCCGGAGATCACCGCGAGGCTGGACCGCTGCATCAGGGCCTGCCACTTGCGGCCGAGTTGGTCGATCTCCGTGGGCGTCACCAGCGGGCCGACCTCATCGAGACGGGTCCCGGTGCCTCGGACCGTGTCGAGGATGTTGAGGCAGAGGCGTGAGTCCTCGGCAATCCGCACCAGGTCGGGCACGATTCCCTCGCGCCGCAGGTAGGTGGCGATGTACTGCGCCGGAGCCCCACCTGCGAAGCCCGTCAGGATGACCTCGGCGTCGAGGGCCCGGAGTACGCGGGCTACGTTGACGCCCTTGCCCCCGGGCGCCGTGCGGACTCTCCTGGGATGGTGAAAGCCTCCGATCTGGAAGCCCTCGACCTCGAAGGTCTTGTCGATCCCCGTGTTGGCGCACAGAACCGTGATCACTTGGCGACACCGTCGCTGGCCCTGCGGCTCAGGGCCCGATGATACGTGCCCGGTCAGGTTCGCTGCACTTCTGAATCAAAAAGGGGCCGCTTCGTAGGAAGCGGCCCCTCAGGTGCTCGGACTACTGGCTTGCGAGCCAGTCCTTGATGCGTCCCAGGGCCATCTCGATGTTCTCGACGGAGTTGGCGTAGCTGAGACGGAGATACCCGTCACCGTACTTGCCGAAGGAGGTCCCGGCGAGGCAGGCCACGCCCGCTTCGTCGAGGAGCTTGGTCTCGAGTTCCTTGGAGCCGAACCCGGTGCCGGTGATGTTCGGGAAGACGTAGAAGGCACCCTTGGGTCGGAGGCAACTGATGCCGGGGATGGCATTCAGGCCGTCAACGATGACGTCGCGGCGGCGCTTGAACTCCGCAACCATCTTCTCGGACTCGTCGAAGGGCCCCTTGAGCGCTGCAATCCCGGCCCGCTGGGTGAAAGCGGAGACGCAGGAGGTGCAGTTGGTCTGCAGCTTGGCGAGCTGCTCCGCCAGGGCCACCGGGGTTGCGCCCCAGCCGAGACGCCAGCCGGTCATGGCGAACATCTTGGAGAAGCAGTCCAGAAGGATGGTGCGCTCCTGCATGCCGGGCAGTGCGGCGATGCTGTGGTGAGTGCCCTCGTAGAGGACGCGCTCGTAGGGCTCGTCGCTCATGATCCACAGGTCGTTGTCGATGGCGAGCTGGGCAATGCGCTCCAGGTCGGACATCTCAAGCACGCCGCCGGTGGGGTTCTGCGGCGAGTTGATGATGATCATGCTCGTCTTCGGGGTGATCAGGGAAGCCAGTTCATCGACGTCGAAGCGGAAGTCGTTCTTCTCGCGCAGCGGGCACGGCACCGGGGTCGCGCCCACGAAGTTGATCATGGACTCGTAGATGGGGAAGCCGGGGTTCGGGTAGATGACCTCGTCGCCCTCATCGACGCAGGCGGTGATTCCCCAGTAGATGATCGGCTTCGCGCCGAAGACGACGGTGATGTTCTCGGCCTTGTAGTTGGTGCCGCGGCCACGGTTCAGGTGCCAGGCGACGGTCTCGCGGAACTCCGGGTCGCCGGCGCTGGGTCCGTAGTGGGTGAAGCCGGAGTTGAGAGCGTCGCAGGCGGCGTCAATGATGTGCTTGGGGGTGTCGAAGTCCGGCTCGCCGATCTCGAGGTGGACGACGTGCTTGCCCTGTGCCTCGAGTTGCTTGGCCCTTGCCAGTACGGAGAAGGCGGTCTCTGTTCCCAGACGCTGCATGCGCTTTGCGATCTTCATTTTGTAGTGTCCTCCCAGGGGATATGGTTTGACTCAGGTAGAGAAAGGGGCTCTGCCACAGCGGTCAGGTCGTTCGGCCTCGGCTGTGGCGTTGACTTGCGCTCACCACCGGCGCCCTTCTGGAAGGCCGGTCCGTGGCATCCACGGTAGGGCCAGGCGCCTCCTACACACGGTCCGCCCGGGCCGTTAGTGCCCGGGCCGCGTAGAGCCACCCTGGGTAACTCCTGTAACAAAATGGCACACACGTCGTGGATGCATGAGCTTGGTCCCTGCAGCCTCCAGCAGGTATGAAACACGCGACTGACGCCGCTGGGCGGTATCGGTCGCGTGGAAGGCTGCAATTCTGTGTCGAGATTGGGTGCGCCCTTAGAGTACCACGATAGGACGAAAGAGGCAAGCCCCGGCCCGGCTTTGGGTGTGCTGCAGCAGCGTCCGACAGGCGGCAGCGCTCACTTCGGCGGCGCCAGCTCGACCTCTAGGTCATCCACCCAGAGGCACAGCTCGCCGCCCTCCGGGCTGGCTGTCACATCTACCTCCAGTACGATCTCCAGAGGCGGGCAATCCTGAACATGGTTGCCGTCTCCCTGCGAGATGGGCTGTGGCGGCGTCGCCTCCAGGTCCCAGGCGATCTGCTTCCAGCCGCTCCACGTCATTGCCCCGGCCGGAGCGTAGAAGCACTCGCCGCCGGCGTCCCGTACTCGGAGCCGGTAGGCTCTGCCGCTTCCGTCGCCGTACAGCCAGAACCGAACCGCCTGCACCGGCCGTCCGTAGGGCATCTTCAGGCTGAAGAGCTTGATCATGTACTGCGACGGGGGAGAGGGCGGAAGCTTCACGGTCAGTTTCGCGGCCGACTTGCCCAGGTGGGCCTGCTCGGTGGATAGCTCGGAGACGCCCTGCACCGGCATGCCCGCCTGGTTCGTCTCGGGCACGGGGTAGACGAGGCTCCAGGGGTTGGCCCGCTCGAAGTCATAGCAGAGCAGCTCGCGGCCCTTCGCGGTGATGGACCTGGCATTGGGCTCCACTGCCGCCAGGCCCTCCAGACCGCCTCGGATCTCGAGGCCGATGTCCGGCCCACCATAGCCCTTGGCGAAGGCTGTGCTACGAGCGGCCGACCCCGCGACAGGACGACGGGGCGTCCCCGCGTACTGCACCTTCTGTACCGAGGAACTGCGGTCGTTGCCCGTCTCCTGTTGGTAGGCGGCAAAGGCCTCCGGCTCGAACGCCTTGCCCGCGACGCTGAACCGGCCGGGGAAGTAGACATTCCGGTCGGCGACGTAGCTGCCCTCGGAAGAGACCGTCGTGCGGTCGGCAGAGAGGATTGAGTTGACTACGAAGGCCTTCCCCGCAGGGGCGACAGTGAGGGCGGTGCTGCCACCCTCGAGAGCGCAATGCTCCATGACGAGTGCGGAGTCGCGACCGACGGAGAGCCCGACCTCGTCGCCCTGAGACTGCACCGTGACGTTCCGCAGGTTGGTGAGACTAGCGCTCAGCGGATGGCTTTGAGCCTGGGGGAAGTCGGCCAGCGGTCCACCCCGGGTGAGAGCGATGTTGACGGGGCTGCCGCTCACTCGGCAGTCGGTGAAGGAGTGAACACCGCCCTCGATCAGGATGCCGCGGTAGACGTTATTCTCGATGGTGACGTCTGCGTAGTGCGTCCGGCAGAGGTTGACGTCGGCGATCCCGTGCCAGAAGTTGTGTGCGAGGTAGGCGCCCCTCACGTAGCACTCGCAGTTCTCGTGAGCGCTGAAGCCCTCGTCGCCATTCCAGACGCCCCGGATGTTCTCGAACCATACGGGAGCGCTGCCGGAGTGGATGTTGAACCCGTCGTTCCAGAAGTGCTCGCAGGTCAGGTTGCGGACCACGATGAACCCCGGCCCAGCTACTGCGAAGCCGCAGTCCCGGGTGGCGGTCAGCTCCAGATCGTAGTCCTGGACTGACTTCCCCGGCGCCGGGCGGAAGTAGAAGAGACCCTTGTCCCAGAACCACTGCTCGGGCTGCAGCTTATCTACCGCGCTTGCCTTCGAGTAGCGCACCTCGGGGCCATAGACGAACTTCACCTCGGACGCCTGAGGCAGCACGAAGGCGTCGCCTCTTGCTTCCCAGCCGGTCTTGGGTGCGGGATCTGCGCCACAGAGGGTGGCTCCGTTCCCCTCGATGACCAGCGGCTGACCGGGCAGGCCACCGACCGTCACCCGCAGGCACTCACGATAGGGATGGTCCATCTTGGCGAGCGAGAGCGTGTCTCCAGGGCGCAGGGAACGTAGTGCCCGGCCAATTGTGTTGAAGGGAAGGGTTGTGCCGTCGGCCTGGTCGTTACCGTTGACGCCGTCGACGTAGATCGTTGCCGACCAGACGCCGGTGCTCAGTAGCCAGAGGAGTCCGGCAACAGGGAGCCACAGGGCTCTTTGGGGCTTCATCGTGGGTCACCGCCTGCGGGTTGGGCTCATCCTGAGTGATGGAAGCAGGTCCTTCCCTGCCGGAGGACCAATTCCTGCCTGCAAGCCTGTGTACTGGTGTCCTTGTTCGAGGTTGGTATAATACGGTCGGGTTCGCCCTGAGTATCGTGTTGGAGGTGTTGTGTCATCAAGCGCAAAGTGGGTGTAGTGGGCTCCGCTGGTGGCGAGATCTCTGCTGAGGCACTGGCACTCGCGACCGAGTTGGGCCGTGAGATCGCTCGCAGGGACTGCATTGTCATCACAGGAGCCTGTCCGGGATTGCCCCATGCGGCTGTGCTCGGGGCCAAGGAGCTTGGAGCATTGGCCATTGGCATATCGCCTGCGCTCTGTCTCGAGCAGCATCGCACGGTGTATGCCTCGCCCTACGAGGAGTATGACGCCATCATCTACACCGGCAGTGGCCTGATGGGTCGTGAGGTGGACGTGGTGCGCAGCGCCGACATCATTGTGATCGTCGGTGGGCGCTCCGGCACCCTGGGCGAGTTCTCCATCGCCTACGATGACGGCAATGTCATCGGCGTCCTGCGGGGGACGGGTGGCATCGCCGACCACATGCATGAGATCATCCCCCTGATCCGCAAGAACACGGGAAGTCAGATCTTCTACTCGGACGATCCGAAGGAGTTGCTGGACCTCTGCTTCGCTTGCCATGACCAATGGATCGCCGAGGGCCGGGGTTACGCGATCAACGAGTTCCGCAGAGACTGGAAGTAGCCGATAGCCTGCCGCACTGGAGATGCTAATCGCATGCGCCTTCGCTTTCTGGGTGCCGCACGGACGGTGACAGGTTCACAGTACCTGCTGCAGTTGCCGAGCTTCTCGGCGCTGGTTGACTGCGGTATGTATCAGGGCCATGACGCAGTGCTGGCCGAGAACGCTCGTCGGTTCTCCTTCGATCCCGCAAAGCTTGACTTCGTGCTGCTGACCCATGCGCACATCGACCACTGCGGGCTTCTGCCGAGGCTGTGGAAGCTGGGATTCCGGGGCCGCATCTACTGCACCTCGGCCACCCGGGACCTGTGCGAAGTGATGCTCGCAGACAGCGCGAAGATTCAGGAAGAAGACGCGGTCTGGGAGATGCGCAAGTGGCGCAGAGGGCAGCAGGCGACGCCACCACCGGCACCACTGTACACGGTGGAGGATGCTGCGGCGGTCATGGAGCACTTCGTGCCCGTCGAGTACGACGCCGATGTGAAGGTGAACAACGATCTCTCCTGCCGCTGGGTCGATGCGGGGCACATTCTCGGTGCTGCCTCGCTGGAGGTGTGGGTGAGTCAGGACGGCGTGCGCCGCAAGATCGCCTTCTCCGGAGATCTGGGCACACCCGGACGACCAATCCTGCGCGATCCGACCTTCATCGACAGCGCGGATTTCGTAGTCATCGAGTCTACCTATGGCAACCGCGCGCATCCGCCCGAGGAGGAAGTTCAGCGCAAGCTGACGGACGCTATCACCCGCACCGTGCGCGCCGGCGGCCATGTCATCGTTCCTGCCTTTGCCGTTGGACGTACCCAGGATCTCTTGTACCGTCTCGATAGGCTGCTGGAAGCGGGCAAGATTCCGAAGGTTCCCGTGTTCGTCGATAGCCCCCTGGCCAGCCGGGCGACGAAGGTCTTTGAGCGGCATCATGAGTGCTATGATGCCGATGCCCTGCGCATGCTGGCCTCAGGGGACAACCCGATCCGATTCCCGTTGCTGCGGTTCACGGAGTCCGTCGCCGAGTCGCAGGCACTGAACGAGCTCAAGAGTCCTGCCATCATCATCTCGGCCAGCGGGATGTGCAATGCGGGCCGTGTGCGGCACCATCTGCACCACCACATCGAGCACGGCAACGACACGGTGCTCTTCGTCGGCTTCCAGGCTCAGGGCACGCTCGGGCGCTTCATCGTCGAAGGCGCTCAGATGGTGAAGCTGTTCGGGCGCACGCACCGAGTTCGAGCACGCATCGTGTCTATTCGCGGACTGTCGGCGCATGCCGATCAGAAGGAACTGATGAACTGGTCGCGACACTTCAACGGTACGCGCACCTTTTTCGTGACGCATGGGGAGGAGGAAGCGGCGCTGAGCTTCGCGAAGTTACTGAGCGCGGAGCCCAACCGGAAGGTATGTGTGCCCACTCTCGGGGAGGAAGTGAACCTCCTCGACGAGGCTGCGCTGGACCGGGCACGAGAGCTGACCGCAGCGGAACTGGCCCGGTTTGTGCCGCCTGCTGAAAAGCCGCGCCAGCCGACGGTCGAGCCGGAGGAGGTCTGACGCCGGACTCGTGCACTATCGCTGTAGACGTGGCACTTTCCCGCCGACCCTACTTCCGACGGTGGATCGCGTGAAGAAGCTTATCGTCCAGATCCCGTGTCTCAACGAAGAGCAGGCAATCGGCGCTGCCATCGCCGCGATTCCTCGTCAGGTTCCGGGCTTCGATACCGTTGAGGTTCTGGTTGTCGATGACGGCAGCACAGACCGGACGGTCGAGGTCGCTCGCCAGGCAGGCGCCGATCACATCGTCCAACTCCCGCGTCACCAGGGCCTGGCTGCGGCGTTCCTTGCCGGACTCGAGGCCTCGGTGCGAGCCGGTGCGGATGCCATCGTCCACACTGACGCCGACAACCAGTATGACGCGAAGTGCATCCCGGATCTGGTGCGTCCGATCTGTGAGGGGACTGCCGACCTGGTGGTCGGGGTTCGGCCGATTGACCAGATCCCCGAGTTCTCGTGGCTCAAGAAGCGTCTGCAGCGTCTTGGAAGCTGGGTAGTGCGCAAGTGCTCGGCCACGGAGGTGGCCGATGTAACCAGCGGCTTCCGTGCCTACAGCCGCGATGCCGCCCTGCGTCTGACGGTGGTCTCGGAGTTCACCTACACACACGAGACGCTGATCCAGGCCGGCCGGTCAGGGATGGCCGTGACGCAAATCCCGGTGCGCGTGAACGCCGGCACACGACCCTCGCGGCTATTCCGCAGCATCCCGGAGTACCTGCGGCGGTCGCTGGTGACGATTCTGCGCGTCTATGCCATCTACCAGCCTTTCCGGCTTTTCGCAGGCATTGGAGGGGTTCTGGCCCTTACCGGTCTGCTGTTGTGCGCGCGCTATGCCTGGTTCGTGAGCCTCGGGGAGGGTAGAGGCCACGTTCAGTCGGTGATCGTGGCCGGCATGCTTGTCACCCTGGGCTTCCAGAGCGCCGTTCTCGGGCTGCTGGCAGAGCTCATCGGCGTGAACCGCAAGCTCGTCCAGGAAGCTCTGTATCGCGTTCGAAAAATGGAGATGAAGGGGGCGTCCCGGGAGGAGTAGACAGGCCGCACGTCGGCCGCTATCCTGAGGGTCCGCCATCATCTTCTTGCCACTGGGAGGTCCTGCGCCCCTATGGGTCTTGCTGCTGATTTCATGGCCGCGCTGAAGGAACGCACTGGCTGGGTGGACGAGCTGCTGCTCGCACCCGAGGGCTTCGAGCGCGTCCGTCCCGAGCACCTGCGGCGATTGGTCGCCGCGTACCTGGAGCGAGGCGGAAAGCGCCTGCGCCCTGCGGTTCTGCTGTTCTGCTGTGGAGCCGTCGGTGGCGATGAGAAGAGTGTTCTTCCCGCAGCGGCGGCGCTGGAGCTCTTCCACACCTGGACGCTGGTGCATGACGATATCATTGACCACGATGACCTGCGCCGGGGCGGCCCGACCGGCCATGTTCTGGGTGCTCAACTGGCCGCTGCAGACTGGGGTCTAGGCCGCCCGCAGGCTGAGGACTACGGCGCGAGTCTCGCCATCCTCGCCGGGGATGTCCAGCACGGCATGTGCGTGGACATGTTCCTGCGCTGCACGGACACGCCTGCGGACCTGCTGCTCAAGCTCGTGTCCGACCTGGAGCTGAAGGTGGTGTCGGGGCTGGTCGAGGGTGAGACCCTGGACGTGCAACTCGAACAGCGCCCCATCCCGGAGGTCGAGCTCAGCGAAGTCCTGCGAATGCTGTACCTGAAGACGGGCGTGCTATATGAGTTCGCGGGCAAGGCAGGGGCGATGCTGGGGCTGAAGACCACCGACGAAGACCACCCCCTTGTGGAGGCGGCCCGGACCTTCTGTGCAAGCTGCGGCACAGCCTTCCAACTGCAGGACGATGTCCTGGGTGTGACCGGCGACGAGAAGAAGCTGGGCAAGCCGGTCGGCAGTGACATCCTGGAGGGCAAGCGAACGCCGGTGCTGCTGACGGCCTTCGAGCGTGCCGACGCGAAGCAGCGTCAGGCCCTGCTGCAGGTCGTCGGTCACGCAACGTCCACTCCGGAGCAGGTGGCCGACACCACACGTCTCATCGTCGAGCTCGGGGCTGTCGAGGCCGTTGCCGACATGGCCCGAGATCACATCGACCGCGCCTACCAGAGCCTGAGGCTGCTGCCGGAGACACCGTACCGGCACTGGCTGGAAGGCTGGGCGAACTTCATGGTTGACCGCGAGTTCTGATCACGCATCCTTCGTCTGTCCACAAACCGTCTGCCCGAGAGGTCAAGCGACCGATGTCCGTCACCCGCCTTGAGCACGCGACCTTGCTGCCGATGACACCCGGCTCCTCACCCATCACCGACGGTACACTCCAGTGGACAGACAGCACGCTCACCTACGTGGGGCCCGATTCAACGGCGCCCGCGGAGCCGGCTGACGAGGTGATCGACGGCAGCGGCTGCGTGGCC
Protein-coding regions in this window:
- a CDS encoding 1-phosphofructokinase family hexose kinase, translating into MITVLCANTGIDKTFEVEGFQIGGFHHPRRVRTAPGGKGVNVARVLRALDAEVILTGFAGGAPAQYIATYLRREGIVPDLVRIAEDSRLCLNILDTVRGTGTRLDEVGPLVTPTEIDQLGRKWQALMQRSSLAVISGSAPRGVPFDLYSELILLAREARVPVILDAHDELLRQSIDAGPTVLKPNLDELSTLCGHELSVPEGVLKASRDLLARGVRVVLCSLGADGALVTTRDHGEGWARAPQIEEVSAVGSGDAMVAGFAAAMHQGRSLEDCVRWAVAAGTACAATFGAGFATLAQVEGLVSEVSLEPLTL
- a CDS encoding pyridoxal phosphate-dependent aminotransferase; amino-acid sequence: MKIAKRMQRLGTETAFSVLARAKQLEAQGKHVVHLEIGEPDFDTPKHIIDAACDALNSGFTHYGPSAGDPEFRETVAWHLNRGRGTNYKAENITVVFGAKPIIYWGITACVDEGDEVIYPNPGFPIYESMINFVGATPVPCPLREKNDFRFDVDELASLITPKTSMIIINSPQNPTGGVLEMSDLERIAQLAIDNDLWIMSDEPYERVLYEGTHHSIAALPGMQERTILLDCFSKMFAMTGWRLGWGATPVALAEQLAKLQTNCTSCVSAFTQRAGIAALKGPFDESEKMVAEFKRRRDVIVDGLNAIPGISCLRPKGAFYVFPNITGTGFGSKELETKLLDEAGVACLAGTSFGKYGDGYLRLSYANSVENIEMALGRIKDWLASQ
- a CDS encoding right-handed parallel beta-helix repeat-containing protein, producing the protein MKPQRALWLPVAGLLWLLSTGVWSATIYVDGVNGNDQADGTTLPFNTIGRALRSLRPGDTLSLAKMDHPYRECLRVTVGGLPGQPLVIEGNGATLCGADPAPKTGWEARGDAFVLPQASEVKFVYGPEVRYSKASAVDKLQPEQWFWDKGLFYFRPAPGKSVQDYDLELTATRDCGFAVAGPGFIVVRNLTCEHFWNDGFNIHSGSAPVWFENIRGVWNGDEGFSAHENCECYVRGAYLAHNFWHGIADVNLCRTHYADVTIENNVYRGILIEGGVHSFTDCRVSGSPVNIALTRGGPLADFPQAQSHPLSASLTNLRNVTVQSQGDEVGLSVGRDSALVMEHCALEGGSTALTVAPAGKAFVVNSILSADRTTVSSEGSYVADRNVYFPGRFSVAGKAFEPEAFAAYQQETGNDRSSSVQKVQYAGTPRRPVAGSAARSTAFAKGYGGPDIGLEIRGGLEGLAAVEPNARSITAKGRELLCYDFERANPWSLVYPVPETNQAGMPVQGVSELSTEQAHLGKSAAKLTVKLPPSPPSQYMIKLFSLKMPYGRPVQAVRFWLYGDGSGRAYRLRVRDAGGECFYAPAGAMTWSGWKQIAWDLEATPPQPISQGDGNHVQDCPPLEIVLEVDVTASPEGGELCLWVDDLEVELAPPK
- a CDS encoding MBL fold metallo-hydrolase, with protein sequence MRLRFLGAARTVTGSQYLLQLPSFSALVDCGMYQGHDAVLAENARRFSFDPAKLDFVLLTHAHIDHCGLLPRLWKLGFRGRIYCTSATRDLCEVMLADSAKIQEEDAVWEMRKWRRGQQATPPPAPLYTVEDAAAVMEHFVPVEYDADVKVNNDLSCRWVDAGHILGAASLEVWVSQDGVRRKIAFSGDLGTPGRPILRDPTFIDSADFVVIESTYGNRAHPPEEEVQRKLTDAITRTVRAGGHVIVPAFAVGRTQDLLYRLDRLLEAGKIPKVPVFVDSPLASRATKVFERHHECYDADALRMLASGDNPIRFPLLRFTESVAESQALNELKSPAIIISASGMCNAGRVRHHLHHHIEHGNDTVLFVGFQAQGTLGRFIVEGAQMVKLFGRTHRVRARIVSIRGLSAHADQKELMNWSRHFNGTRTFFVTHGEEEAALSFAKLLSAEPNRKVCVPTLGEEVNLLDEAALDRARELTAAELARFVPPAEKPRQPTVEPEEV
- a CDS encoding glycosyltransferase family 2 protein → MKKLIVQIPCLNEEQAIGAAIAAIPRQVPGFDTVEVLVVDDGSTDRTVEVARQAGADHIVQLPRHQGLAAAFLAGLEASVRAGADAIVHTDADNQYDAKCIPDLVRPICEGTADLVVGVRPIDQIPEFSWLKKRLQRLGSWVVRKCSATEVADVTSGFRAYSRDAALRLTVVSEFTYTHETLIQAGRSGMAVTQIPVRVNAGTRPSRLFRSIPEYLRRSLVTILRVYAIYQPFRLFAGIGGVLALTGLLLCARYAWFVSLGEGRGHVQSVIVAGMLVTLGFQSAVLGLLAELIGVNRKLVQEALYRVRKMEMKGASREE
- a CDS encoding polyprenyl synthetase family protein, encoding MGLAADFMAALKERTGWVDELLLAPEGFERVRPEHLRRLVAAYLERGGKRLRPAVLLFCCGAVGGDEKSVLPAAAALELFHTWTLVHDDIIDHDDLRRGGPTGHVLGAQLAAADWGLGRPQAEDYGASLAILAGDVQHGMCVDMFLRCTDTPADLLLKLVSDLELKVVSGLVEGETLDVQLEQRPIPEVELSEVLRMLYLKTGVLYEFAGKAGAMLGLKTTDEDHPLVEAARTFCASCGTAFQLQDDVLGVTGDEKKLGKPVGSDILEGKRTPVLLTAFERADAKQRQALLQVVGHATSTPEQVADTTRLIVELGAVEAVADMARDHIDRAYQSLRLLPETPYRHWLEGWANFMVDREF